In Colias croceus chromosome 12, ilColCroc2.1, one genomic interval encodes:
- the LOC123696484 gene encoding ankyrin repeat and zinc finger domain-containing protein 1-like isoform X2, whose translation MTSKTDIVKPKTVRVFDLDDFEKLLRGIKVAACMITESHQIVDEQSVIKRLNALTLNGASDGNCCSCCGVGPFETRAQQTAHYKHHWHTHNLKRKLFGKSALSLGQFNSRQDDNSSVSGSDSETESTNSKPASDLFAAATRHCKAFFTNKTGQVFCIYRCILHHKKEELSSDGEGYAWVERCQRLTIPGYQRWAVLMHVQEIISGWSEDLIGCSLVLYRAVGSTNQAALFGKNSPLNRDDFRVRALPFPTRKPTYKEVKRVHDTLASIEVYETMELFQKALIASTVKDGKAADPNAEKKKTQKSPGKPIDRAKSRERTPRELPTQMLSSEDEGPCFIDSETPVGWIKTLSEQSSKGVITNSRKDLLNDHSVSAHSSCSEQENVQEKRVKKKKKKKEEKPVKKPVVVQKIPANVKKMWKVISGNEQSSLETILEAWEGDLEEACNIQDPSDGNTALHKAAIAAKPEMVTALLTAGSDPCIRNHQLQTPYAASPHHDTRIAFRMFQAQFPDKYNYNKSQIPGPITPELLEIEKEKKAQQKRAKRQREKEKQIEKNKTNQFLQMTDSQKVKAEVPKCFLCGANLPKTPFEYDSFKFCTIRCLQNHRNVRPLHKSA comes from the exons ATGACTTCTAAAACGGATATTGTCAAGCCTAAAACAGTCAGGGTGTTCGATTTAGATGATTTTGAAAAACTCCTGAGAGGAATAAAAGTTGCAGCATGTATGATAACAGAATCACATCAAATTG TCGACGAACAAAGTGTCATCAAGCGTCTAAACGCGCTAACATTAAATGGAGCAAGCGACGGTAACTGTTGCTCATGCTGTGGAGTGGGCCCTTTCGAGACTCGGGCGCAACAGACTGCACATTATAAACATCATTGGCATACGCATAACTTGAAGAGGAAGCTGTTTGGGAAGTCTGCGCTGAGTCTGGGACAATTTAACTCAAGAcaag ATGATAATTCAAGTGTATCAGGCAGTGACTCGGAGACAGAGAGTACAAACTCCAAACCAGCAAGTGATCTATTTGCAGCAGCGACAAGACATTGCAAGGCGTTCTTCACAAATAAAACTGGACAAGTCTTCTGTATATATAGATGTATATTGCATCATAAAAAG GAAGAATTATCTTCCGATGGCGAAGGTTATGCATGGGTGGAGCGCTGTCAACGTCTAACTATACCAGGCTATCAACGGTGGGCAGTATTGAtg CATGTACAAGAAATAATATCCGGTTGGTCGGAAGACCTGATTGGTTGTTCACTAGTGCTATACCGTGCGGTCGGCTCCACCAATCAGGCGGCGTTATTCGGAAAGAACTCTCCGCTCAATAGAGATGACTTTAGAGTTAGAGCTTTGCCGTTCCCTACGAGAAAACCTACGTATAAGGAAGTGAAACGGGTGCATGATACTTTGGCTAGTATTGAGGTTTATG AGACAATGGAATTATTCCAAAAAGCTCTGATCGCGTCGACTGTGAAAGACGGCAAAGCGGCGGATCCTAATgctgaaaaaaagaaaacacagAAGAGTCCTGGAAAACCAATTGATAGAGCAAAGTcaag ggaaCGTACTCCACGCGAGTTGCCAACTCAAATGCTGTCGAGTGAAGATGAGGGTCCATGCTTTATAGACTCTGAAACTCCTGTAG gcTGGATAAAAACTCTTTCCGAACAGAGTTCAAAGGGAGTAATAACAAACTCAAGGAAGGACCTTCTAAACGATCATTCAGTAAGCGCCCATAGTTCTTGCAGCGAACAAGAGAATGTACAAGAGAAGAGAGTTaagaagaaaaagaagaagaaagaagAGAAGCCGGTGAAGAAGCCGGTGGTGGTGCAGAAGATACCCGCTAATGTTAAGAAG ATGTGGAAAGTGATATCTGGCAACGAGCAGAGCTCCCTAGAGACGATTCTAGAAGCTTGGGAGGGGGATTTGGAAGAGGCGTGCAATATTCAAGACCCGAGCGATGGTAACACAGCGCTACATAAAGCGGCTATAGCTGCTAAACCTGAAATGGTCAC tGCTCTCCTAACAGCGGGCAGCGATCCCTGTATCCGTAATCACCAATTACAAACTCCATACGCGGCCTCACCGCACCATGATACTAGGATCGCGTTCAGAATGTTCCAGGCGCAGTTCcctgataaatataattataataag TCTCAAATCCCGGGACCAATCACACCAGAGTTGCTAGAGATAGAGAAAGAGAAGAAAGCGCAACAGAAACGTGCGAAACGGCAGAGAGAGAAAGAGAAGCAAATAGAGAAGAATAAAACTAACCAATTCTTGCAAATGACTGATTCCCAGAag GTTAAAGCAGAAGTACCTAAATGTTTTCTATGTGGAGCGAATCTACCAAAGACTCCATTTGAATACGATTCCTTCAAATTTTGTACCATTAGATGTCTGCAAAACCACAGGAACGTCAGACCATTGCATAAAAGCGCTTga
- the LOC123696484 gene encoding ankyrin repeat and zinc finger domain-containing protein 1-like isoform X1 codes for MTSKTDIVKPKTVRVFDLDDFEKLLRGIKVAACMITESHQIVDEQSVIKRLNALTLNGASDGNCCSCCGVGPFETRAQQTAHYKHHWHTHNLKRKLFGKSALSLGQFNSRQDDNSSVSGSDSETESTNSKPASDLFAAATRHCKAFFTNKTGQVFCIYRCILHHKKEELSSDGEGYAWVERCQRLTIPGYQRWAVLMVSGGHFAGAIFSGAVPVVHKTHHSYVTRRGQGQAQSARDQHGNMPRSAGASLRRYNQAAFLEHVQEIISGWSEDLIGCSLVLYRAVGSTNQAALFGKNSPLNRDDFRVRALPFPTRKPTYKEVKRVHDTLASIEVYETMELFQKALIASTVKDGKAADPNAEKKKTQKSPGKPIDRAKSRERTPRELPTQMLSSEDEGPCFIDSETPVGWIKTLSEQSSKGVITNSRKDLLNDHSVSAHSSCSEQENVQEKRVKKKKKKKEEKPVKKPVVVQKIPANVKKMWKVISGNEQSSLETILEAWEGDLEEACNIQDPSDGNTALHKAAIAAKPEMVTALLTAGSDPCIRNHQLQTPYAASPHHDTRIAFRMFQAQFPDKYNYNKSQIPGPITPELLEIEKEKKAQQKRAKRQREKEKQIEKNKTNQFLQMTDSQKVKAEVPKCFLCGANLPKTPFEYDSFKFCTIRCLQNHRNVRPLHKSA; via the exons ATGACTTCTAAAACGGATATTGTCAAGCCTAAAACAGTCAGGGTGTTCGATTTAGATGATTTTGAAAAACTCCTGAGAGGAATAAAAGTTGCAGCATGTATGATAACAGAATCACATCAAATTG TCGACGAACAAAGTGTCATCAAGCGTCTAAACGCGCTAACATTAAATGGAGCAAGCGACGGTAACTGTTGCTCATGCTGTGGAGTGGGCCCTTTCGAGACTCGGGCGCAACAGACTGCACATTATAAACATCATTGGCATACGCATAACTTGAAGAGGAAGCTGTTTGGGAAGTCTGCGCTGAGTCTGGGACAATTTAACTCAAGAcaag ATGATAATTCAAGTGTATCAGGCAGTGACTCGGAGACAGAGAGTACAAACTCCAAACCAGCAAGTGATCTATTTGCAGCAGCGACAAGACATTGCAAGGCGTTCTTCACAAATAAAACTGGACAAGTCTTCTGTATATATAGATGTATATTGCATCATAAAAAG GAAGAATTATCTTCCGATGGCGAAGGTTATGCATGGGTGGAGCGCTGTCAACGTCTAACTATACCAGGCTATCAACGGTGGGCAGTATTGAtg GTTTCCGGCGGCCATTTTGCTGGTGCTATATTCTCGGGTGCAGTACCGGTAGTGCACAAAACACATCACTCGTACGTGACGCGGCGCGGGCAGGGCCAGGCGCAGAGCGCGCGGGACCAGCACGGGAACATGCCGCGATCTGCTGGCGCTAGCTTGAGACGGTACAACCAAGCGGCTTTCTTGGAG CATGTACAAGAAATAATATCCGGTTGGTCGGAAGACCTGATTGGTTGTTCACTAGTGCTATACCGTGCGGTCGGCTCCACCAATCAGGCGGCGTTATTCGGAAAGAACTCTCCGCTCAATAGAGATGACTTTAGAGTTAGAGCTTTGCCGTTCCCTACGAGAAAACCTACGTATAAGGAAGTGAAACGGGTGCATGATACTTTGGCTAGTATTGAGGTTTATG AGACAATGGAATTATTCCAAAAAGCTCTGATCGCGTCGACTGTGAAAGACGGCAAAGCGGCGGATCCTAATgctgaaaaaaagaaaacacagAAGAGTCCTGGAAAACCAATTGATAGAGCAAAGTcaag ggaaCGTACTCCACGCGAGTTGCCAACTCAAATGCTGTCGAGTGAAGATGAGGGTCCATGCTTTATAGACTCTGAAACTCCTGTAG gcTGGATAAAAACTCTTTCCGAACAGAGTTCAAAGGGAGTAATAACAAACTCAAGGAAGGACCTTCTAAACGATCATTCAGTAAGCGCCCATAGTTCTTGCAGCGAACAAGAGAATGTACAAGAGAAGAGAGTTaagaagaaaaagaagaagaaagaagAGAAGCCGGTGAAGAAGCCGGTGGTGGTGCAGAAGATACCCGCTAATGTTAAGAAG ATGTGGAAAGTGATATCTGGCAACGAGCAGAGCTCCCTAGAGACGATTCTAGAAGCTTGGGAGGGGGATTTGGAAGAGGCGTGCAATATTCAAGACCCGAGCGATGGTAACACAGCGCTACATAAAGCGGCTATAGCTGCTAAACCTGAAATGGTCAC tGCTCTCCTAACAGCGGGCAGCGATCCCTGTATCCGTAATCACCAATTACAAACTCCATACGCGGCCTCACCGCACCATGATACTAGGATCGCGTTCAGAATGTTCCAGGCGCAGTTCcctgataaatataattataataag TCTCAAATCCCGGGACCAATCACACCAGAGTTGCTAGAGATAGAGAAAGAGAAGAAAGCGCAACAGAAACGTGCGAAACGGCAGAGAGAGAAAGAGAAGCAAATAGAGAAGAATAAAACTAACCAATTCTTGCAAATGACTGATTCCCAGAag GTTAAAGCAGAAGTACCTAAATGTTTTCTATGTGGAGCGAATCTACCAAAGACTCCATTTGAATACGATTCCTTCAAATTTTGTACCATTAGATGTCTGCAAAACCACAGGAACGTCAGACCATTGCATAAAAGCGCTTga